Proteins encoded together in one Juglans regia cultivar Chandler chromosome 9, Walnut 2.0, whole genome shotgun sequence window:
- the LOC108991575 gene encoding ATP-dependent Clp protease proteolytic subunit-related protein 4, chloroplastic-like, producing the protein MVAVVTTPSSLALHRPLLSPPIAVNPIRNSSSFSPKASFSTNFLPLFSGGSVSADFSGHKLRPSSLNPAYFPRSKGKRGVVTMVIPFSRGSAWEQPPPDLASYLYKNRIVYLGMSLVPSVTELILAEFLYLQYEDVDKPIYLYINSTGTTKGGEKLGYETEAFAIYDVMRYVKPPIFTLCVGNAWGEAALLLAAGAKGNRSALPSSTIMIKQPIARFQGQATDIDLARKEVKNVKAELVNLLAKHVGKSPEQIEADIRRPKYFSPSEAVEYGIIDKVLYNERSSEDRGVVSDLKKAQLI; encoded by the exons ATGGTGGCCGTCGTCACCACCCCTTCGAGCTTAGCGCTCCACCGGCCCTTGCTATCACCGCCCATCGCTGTAAATCCCATCCGCAACTCATCTTCCTTCTctcccaaagcctctttctCCACCAATTTCCTCCCTCTCTTCTCCGGTGGTAGCGTCTCCGCCGACTTCTCGGGCCACAAGCTCCGTCCATCGTCTCTCAATCCGGCGTATTTTCCTCGCTCCAAGGGCAAGCGAGGTGTTGTCACCATG GTTATTCCATTTTCAAGGGGTAGTGCATGGGAGCAACCTCCTCCAGACTTGGCATCTTACTTGTACAAAAACCGGATTGTTTACTTGGGCATGTCTCTTGTTCCTTCCGTCACAGAATTGATACTGGCCGAATTTTTATACCTCCAGTATGAAGATGTTGACAAGCCTATCTATCTATACATAAACTCCACTGGAACAACCAAG GGCGGCGAGAAGTTGGGTTACGAGACTGAGGCTTTTGCGATTTACGATGTTATGAG GTATGTCAAGCCACCTATATTTACTCTCTGTGTTGGTAATGCTTGGGGAGAAGCAGCCCTACTTTTGGCTGCTGGTGCGAAGGGAAACCGTTCTGCTTTGCCCTCATCAACAATCATGATAaagcag CCAATTGCCAGGTTCCAAGGTCAAGCAACTGACATTGACCTAGCGAGGAAAGAAGTGAAGAATGTGAAGGCAGAGCTG GTTAATCTCCTTGCAAAGCATGTTGGAAAATCACCTGAGCAGATTGAAGCTGACATCAGGCGCCCAAAATATTTCAGTCCCAGTGAAGCAGTTGAATATGGCATCATTGATAAG GTACTATACAATGAAAGGAGTTCTGAAGACCGGGGAGTTGTCTCTGACCTGAAAAAGGCGCAACTTATCTGA